The following proteins come from a genomic window of Finegoldia magna ATCC 29328:
- the thiW gene encoding energy coupling factor transporter S component ThiW produces the protein MNRNNSTLVKMIMLSIFVAIGVVISPILRVVGFCPTQHFVNIVCAVFLGPWYALLCATLIGIIRMSLMAIPPLALTGAVFGAFLSGVLYKRTNKLIMACIGEVIGTGIIGSIVSVPVMKFFFGKSNLTLFFYTPSFVLATLMGATVAFLFLKAMQKNKMLDKLKESING, from the coding sequence ATGAACAGAAATAATTCTACTTTAGTAAAAATGATAATGTTATCAATATTTGTTGCAATAGGTGTTGTAATATCTCCGATTTTAAGAGTTGTAGGGTTTTGCCCGACACAACATTTTGTAAATATAGTGTGTGCGGTATTTTTGGGACCGTGGTATGCATTGTTGTGCGCAACGTTGATTGGAATAATCAGAATGTCACTGATGGCAATACCACCGTTAGCGCTAACAGGAGCAGTGTTCGGGGCGTTTTTATCGGGTGTGCTATATAAGAGAACGAACAAATTGATTATGGCTTGTATAGGCGAAGTTATTGGAACGGGAATAATAGGATCAATCGTAAGTGTCCCTGTCATGAAGTTTTTCTTCGGAAAAAGCAATTTGACGTTGTTTTTCTACACACCATCATTTGTGCTGGCGACTTTAATGGGAGCGACTGTAGCATTCTTATTTTTAAAGGCTATGCAAAAAAATAAAATGCTAGATAAATTAAAGGAAAGTATCAATGGATAA
- a CDS encoding aminopeptidase P family protein, with amino-acid sequence MIKERLEKLRKKMSERNIDAYVVLSSDPHTSEYLADYYKTRKYITGFSGSAGTAVILKKKAALFTDGRYFIQAAKELEGSTVDLMKMGEPGVPTLIEYLKENVGECGKIGVDGLTLDYNDYYRWLENLGDRMIITDVDFIGDIWEDRPEKPNSKAYAFDVKYCGKDTKTKLKELRYFMDCNECDYNFIGSLDDICYLYNIRGNDVLYSPVIISYALVGKDFANLYIEDEKIDDDLIELLKEQGVTVKSYEKVFEDLSELPGKSVLFLDPSKTNVRIYNSINSNIRISKGIQPTTLMKAHKNETEIKNQKNAYIKDGVALVKFFNWVETGTPTGNVTEMSAADKLRYFREQGDLFMDLSFGTISAYGENAALPHYSPSVDHPVTLQPKGLYLVDSGAQYLDGTTDITRTVALGELTDDEKLHYTLTLKSHINLMTTIFPKGTKSSSLDPIARRPIWQELLDFRHGTGHGVGFYLGVHEGPQRIASVNNDIDMDEGMVTSDEPGIYIEGSHGIRIENIMHCIKVGESEFGEFLGFESLSICPIDTRPVIKEKLLPFELEWLNNYNKECYDKLSPYLEGSDLEYLEQQTKAI; translated from the coding sequence ATGATTAAAGAAAGATTAGAAAAGCTAAGAAAAAAAATGAGCGAAAGAAATATCGATGCATATGTTGTATTGTCAAGCGATCCTCATACATCGGAATATTTAGCAGATTACTATAAAACTAGAAAATATATTACTGGATTTAGTGGCAGTGCAGGTACTGCTGTAATTTTGAAGAAAAAAGCAGCTTTGTTTACTGACGGAAGATATTTTATCCAAGCTGCAAAGGAGCTTGAAGGTTCTACTGTAGATTTGATGAAGATGGGTGAACCTGGAGTTCCAACTTTGATTGAATATTTGAAAGAAAATGTTGGTGAATGCGGAAAAATCGGAGTTGATGGTCTTACTTTGGATTACAATGATTATTATAGATGGTTAGAAAATCTTGGCGACAGGATGATAATCACTGATGTTGATTTTATTGGTGATATCTGGGAAGATCGTCCTGAAAAACCAAACTCAAAAGCTTATGCATTTGATGTAAAATACTGTGGAAAAGATACGAAGACCAAATTAAAAGAGTTGAGATATTTCATGGATTGCAATGAATGTGATTATAACTTTATCGGTTCTTTGGATGATATTTGCTACCTTTACAATATTAGAGGTAACGATGTTTTGTATAGTCCGGTTATCATAAGTTATGCATTAGTTGGAAAAGATTTTGCTAATTTGTACATTGAAGATGAAAAAATCGATGACGATTTGATTGAATTGTTGAAAGAACAAGGTGTTACTGTAAAATCTTACGAAAAAGTGTTCGAAGATTTGAGCGAACTTCCTGGTAAGAGCGTTTTGTTCTTGGATCCTTCTAAGACAAATGTTAGAATTTACAATTCAATTAATTCTAATATCAGAATTTCAAAAGGAATTCAACCTACAACTTTGATGAAGGCTCACAAGAATGAAACAGAAATTAAAAATCAAAAGAATGCCTATATCAAAGACGGTGTTGCATTGGTTAAGTTTTTCAATTGGGTAGAAACAGGTACTCCAACTGGAAATGTTACTGAAATGAGTGCAGCGGATAAGTTGAGATATTTCAGAGAACAAGGAGATTTGTTCATGGATTTGAGTTTCGGTACAATATCAGCTTACGGAGAAAACGCAGCACTTCCTCATTACTCACCATCAGTAGACCATCCAGTGACATTACAACCGAAGGGATTGTACTTGGTTGACAGTGGTGCGCAATATTTGGATGGAACAACTGATATTACTCGTACGGTTGCTCTTGGTGAGTTGACAGATGATGAAAAACTTCACTATACTTTAACATTAAAATCACACATCAATTTGATGACTACAATTTTCCCTAAAGGAACAAAATCATCAAGCTTGGATCCAATTGCTAGAAGACCAATTTGGCAAGAATTGTTGGACTTCAGACATGGAACAGGCCACGGTGTTGGATTCTACCTTGGAGTTCACGAAGGTCCACAAAGAATTGCATCTGTAAACAATGATATCGATATGGATGAAGGAATGGTTACAAGCGACGAACCAGGAATTTACATCGAAGGTTCACACGGAATCAGAATCGAAAATATTATGCATTGTATCAAAGTTGGAGAATCTGAATTCGGTGAGTTCTTGGGATTTGAATCATTATCTATCTGTCCAATTGACACAAGACCAGTTATCAAAGAAAAATTACTTCCTTTCGAATTAGAATGGTTGAACAATTACAACAAAGAATGCTACGACAAATTATCACCTTATTTGGAAGGATCTGACTTAGAATATCTTGAACAACAAACAAAAGCAATATAG
- the nadD gene encoding nicotinate-nucleotide adenylyltransferase, which yields MIKVGIMGGTFDPIHIGHLILAMEAINYKNLDEVWFIPTGNPNFKQDKNVTDKKKRFEMVKIATQDNDKFKVCDYEINKNDVTYSWETMKYLRENYDHDFYFIMGEDSLMSVETWENAEDFLKNTKILACIRRQEEMSKLDVKIDDLKSKGYFVEKIPSSFIDISSTKIREKVQSNQDFRYFVPNQVFEYIVRNKLYES from the coding sequence ATGATTAAAGTCGGAATAATGGGTGGGACTTTTGATCCCATTCATATAGGACATTTAATATTAGCCATGGAAGCTATTAACTACAAAAATTTGGACGAAGTTTGGTTTATTCCTACCGGTAATCCGAATTTTAAACAAGATAAAAATGTCACAGACAAGAAAAAAAGATTTGAAATGGTGAAAATTGCCACACAGGACAACGACAAGTTTAAAGTATGTGATTATGAAATTAACAAAAATGATGTAACATATTCATGGGAAACTATGAAATATTTGAGAGAAAATTACGATCATGATTTTTATTTTATAATGGGCGAGGATTCGCTGATGAGTGTGGAAACTTGGGAAAATGCAGAAGATTTTTTGAAAAATACTAAGATTTTGGCTTGTATTAGAAGACAAGAAGAAATGTCAAAACTAGATGTAAAAATCGATGATTTAAAATCGAAAGGATATTTTGTGGAGAAAATTCCTTCGAGCTTTATAGATATTTCTTCTACAAAAATCAGAGAAAAAGTGCAATCAAATCAAGATTTTAGATATTTCGTACCAAATCAAGTTTTTGAATATATTGTGAGAAACAAGTTATATGAAAGTTAA
- the thiM gene encoding hydroxyethylthiazole kinase has protein sequence MDNLIQKMSEIYSDLHNSNNLIHCLTNAISINDMANAVLSIGQSPFMADNPREVEDVTRKSDSLLVNLGNITDYRIESIKKSVRIANENNIPITLDLVGVSASKLRLDLTLDILKNHTITCIKGNYSEIKSLFIKDLSTKGVDSQKLEVDDVINCCKNLHEKYDSIIVATGQTDIVCANEIYLLNNGDDRLSKITATGCVVGSLIACTLSVSQSIKACVLAISMMNISCEMVDKSVGLSSFKLGLYDNLSRIKWEQIKENIDAKKVES, from the coding sequence ATGGATAATTTAATACAAAAAATGTCAGAGATTTACTCTGATTTGCACAACAGTAATAATCTGATCCATTGCCTTACAAATGCAATATCTATCAATGATATGGCAAACGCTGTGCTAAGTATAGGCCAAAGCCCATTCATGGCAGATAATCCTAGGGAAGTGGAAGATGTTACGAGAAAATCTGATTCTCTGTTGGTAAATTTAGGAAACATAACGGATTATAGGATAGAATCAATCAAAAAATCTGTGCGAATTGCAAATGAAAACAACATTCCGATTACTTTGGATTTGGTTGGAGTGAGTGCATCAAAATTAAGGTTGGATTTGACTTTAGACATTTTGAAAAATCATACAATAACTTGTATTAAAGGAAATTACAGCGAGATAAAATCACTGTTTATTAAAGATTTAAGTACAAAAGGTGTGGATTCCCAAAAACTGGAAGTAGACGATGTTATTAATTGTTGTAAAAATTTACACGAAAAATACGATTCGATAATTGTAGCAACAGGGCAGACCGATATTGTGTGTGCAAATGAGATTTATCTACTAAACAATGGAGATGATAGACTTTCGAAAATCACTGCTACAGGTTGTGTTGTGGGAAGTTTAATTGCTTGTACACTTAGCGTATCTCAATCGATAAAAGCATGTGTTCTAGCAATTAGCATGATGAATATTAGCTGTGAAATGGTGGATAAAAGTGTTGGACTTAGTTCGTTTAAATTAGGTTTGTACGATAATTTATCCAGAATAAAATGGGAACAAATAAAGGAGAATATAGATGCGAAAAAAGTTGAATCTTAG
- a CDS encoding cell wall-binding repeat-containing protein produces MKNLKDIAKVSFVALSVSLMISTGSMAQTENDKKDVENELSSRYTSISTHNQSKLTKKAKLGYANINDLQNQKKENDSNLNLTDTKDSNYEIENKEEKENSSSEKDNEVEAEKDAEGGLEVSPIKADESVSKENSEQQVSEEADGKEAQDEEVKALNSSGQIVPTRIAGKNRYESAAQISREQFTNAKKVIVVNSQKYADALSATTLSDGRYSILYTEKDSLPTATRNEIQRLNPIEVYLLGGKQSISDGIENILKKYANKVTRIAGKDRYETSAKVAAMSNKKNIVIASGENFSDPLYASSYAYSNNAKILLSSGKTLSRETRDYLLRNKSKIGNVTVVGGGKSISSSTVRYIQSVTGKNVGRISGRNRYEGSVKVANSMNKSKVFIASGEDFADALAISPLAQKLNAPILLSAKGKLDTSVIAFLNNFKNSIKDVFIVGGYRTIDNNVYGTVQNVLKKQIAKPKPQPKPQVKPQAKPKPKPPVVKDEVSDIIEEDKAIGLHDFVVAKRSTTLYDAADSSAKSVRNINTSTVMQVINILDNGWMQLDINGFKGYAKVSDFGMFNPNKYRLVFQQGADLSKFNRYVDMRLAKKNGMDFVILKAGSGYSGEDPKFQQNYNNAKAAGLNVGAYWYSYAVNVEEAKEEAVRYMKILGKKQFEYPVYLDFEDPSQRKIPKETKTDMAIAFMSILEKNGFYTGLYSSGSWINNQFERERLKDYDIWIAHWHVTNPNCYTPDYGMWQFTNKSKIKGVPDTGEGGVDMNYSYKNYPKIIKDAKLNNF; encoded by the coding sequence ATGAAGAACTTAAAAGATATTGCTAAAGTATCGTTTGTAGCATTGTCTGTGTCATTAATGATCTCTACAGGATCAATGGCTCAAACAGAAAACGATAAAAAAGATGTAGAAAACGAACTTAGTTCTAGATATACATCTATTAGCACACATAATCAAAGTAAGTTGACTAAGAAAGCTAAATTGGGATACGCTAACATTAACGACTTACAAAATCAAAAAAAAGAAAATGATAGTAATTTGAATCTCACAGATACAAAAGATTCAAATTATGAAATAGAAAATAAGGAAGAAAAGGAAAATTCATCTTCTGAAAAAGATAATGAAGTAGAAGCTGAAAAAGATGCAGAAGGAGGCTTAGAAGTTTCGCCAATCAAAGCTGATGAATCTGTATCAAAGGAAAATTCAGAACAACAAGTTTCTGAAGAAGCTGATGGAAAAGAAGCGCAAGATGAAGAAGTCAAGGCTTTAAATTCTTCAGGACAAATCGTTCCTACTAGAATTGCAGGTAAAAACAGATATGAATCTGCTGCACAAATTTCAAGAGAACAATTCACTAATGCAAAGAAAGTTATCGTTGTGAACTCACAAAAATACGCAGATGCATTGAGTGCTACAACTTTGTCTGATGGAAGATATTCTATTTTGTATACAGAAAAAGATTCTCTTCCAACAGCTACAAGAAATGAAATTCAAAGACTTAACCCAATAGAAGTATATCTTCTTGGTGGAAAACAATCCATTAGTGATGGAATTGAAAATATATTGAAAAAATATGCAAATAAAGTTACTAGAATTGCTGGTAAAGACAGATATGAAACAAGCGCAAAGGTTGCAGCTATGAGCAATAAAAAGAACATCGTTATTGCAAGTGGTGAAAACTTCAGCGACCCACTTTACGCATCATCTTATGCTTACTCAAATAATGCTAAGATTTTGTTGAGTTCTGGAAAAACTTTGTCAAGAGAAACTAGAGATTATTTGCTAAGAAATAAATCCAAAATTGGAAATGTGACAGTTGTTGGTGGTGGCAAATCCATCTCATCTTCTACAGTTAGATATATTCAATCAGTAACTGGGAAAAATGTCGGAAGAATTAGTGGAAGAAACAGATACGAAGGATCTGTAAAAGTTGCTAATTCTATGAACAAGAGCAAGGTGTTCATAGCAAGTGGCGAAGATTTTGCAGATGCATTGGCTATAAGTCCGTTAGCTCAAAAGCTAAATGCACCGATTTTATTGAGTGCAAAAGGTAAATTAGACACAAGTGTAATTGCATTTTTGAATAATTTCAAGAATTCAATCAAGGATGTATTTATTGTTGGTGGTTATAGAACAATTGATAACAACGTGTATGGTACTGTTCAAAATGTTTTGAAAAAACAAATTGCAAAACCAAAACCACAACCAAAACCACAAGTAAAGCCACAAGCAAAACCAAAACCAAAACCACCAGTTGTCAAAGATGAAGTATCAGATATAATTGAAGAAGATAAGGCCATAGGATTACACGATTTCGTAGTTGCAAAGCGTTCTACAACTCTTTACGATGCTGCAGATAGTTCTGCAAAATCTGTAAGAAATATCAACACTTCAACTGTTATGCAAGTTATAAATATTTTAGATAATGGATGGATGCAATTGGATATAAATGGGTTCAAAGGATATGCAAAAGTATCTGATTTTGGAATGTTCAACCCTAACAAATATAGATTAGTATTCCAACAAGGAGCAGACCTTTCAAAATTCAACCGCTATGTAGATATGAGATTAGCTAAGAAAAACGGAATGGATTTCGTAATATTAAAAGCAGGTTCTGGTTACAGTGGAGAAGATCCAAAATTCCAACAAAATTACAACAATGCAAAAGCTGCTGGATTGAATGTTGGGGCATATTGGTACTCATACGCAGTAAATGTTGAAGAAGCTAAGGAAGAAGCTGTAAGATATATGAAGATATTGGGCAAGAAACAATTTGAATACCCAGTATATTTGGATTTTGAAGATCCTTCACAACGAAAAATTCCTAAGGAAACAAAAACGGATATGGCAATTGCCTTCATGAGTATTCTCGAAAAGAATGGATTCTACACTGGATTGTACAGTTCAGGATCTTGGATTAACAATCAATTTGAAAGAGAAAGATTGAAAGATTACGATATTTGGATTGCACATTGGCACGTTACAAATCCTAACTGCTACACACCTGATTATGGAATGTGGCAATTCACAAATAAATCAAAAATAAAAGGCGTTCCAGATACTGGAGAAGGCGGAGTAGACATGAACTATTCCTATAAAAACTATCCAAAGATTATCAAAGATGCCAAACTAAATAATTTTTAA
- a CDS encoding RidA family protein, giving the protein MKFLHSDKAPAAIGPYSQATSANKTIYVSGQLPIVDGELQTDIRKATKASLDNILHIIESEGGKVENIARVGVFMQDLSQFSDMNEVYAEFFGDHKPARSAVQVAALPKGAIIEIEAIAELD; this is encoded by the coding sequence ATGAAATTTTTACATTCAGACAAAGCACCTGCTGCAATTGGACCATATTCACAAGCAACATCTGCTAACAAAACAATTTATGTATCAGGACAACTTCCAATAGTTGATGGAGAATTACAAACTGATATAAGAAAAGCTACAAAAGCATCACTAGATAATATTTTACATATTATCGAATCTGAAGGCGGCAAAGTAGAAAACATCGCAAGAGTTGGCGTGTTCATGCAAGATTTATCACAATTTTCTGATATGAACGAAGTTTATGCAGAATTTTTTGGAGATCACAAACCAGCAAGAAGTGCAGTTCAAGTTGCAGCTCTTCCAAAAGGAGCTATAATCGAAATAGAAGCAATTGCTGAATTAGATTAA
- the yqeK gene encoding bis(5'-nucleosyl)-tetraphosphatase (symmetrical) YqeK, whose translation MKVKEIENNLSKMLKKTRYEHVLRVRDKAIELAKLHNQDVIKIELAALLHDCAKNNENMYLDKYKKEFEELRNLRQNDPDMENPKLLHCYLGRIVANKEYGVNDQEILDAIEFHTTGRINMTDFEKIIYLADKTEDKRDYDGVDEIRKLSKINLNKAIVKSLDDTIKYLIEGEREISVTSVNVRNYLLKGV comes from the coding sequence ATGAAAGTTAAAGAAATAGAAAACAATTTGAGCAAAATGCTCAAAAAAACTAGATATGAACACGTTTTGAGAGTAAGAGACAAAGCTATTGAATTAGCAAAACTTCACAATCAAGACGTTATAAAAATAGAATTAGCGGCACTTCTTCACGACTGTGCAAAAAACAACGAAAACATGTATTTGGATAAGTACAAGAAGGAATTTGAAGAGCTTAGAAATTTACGACAAAACGATCCTGATATGGAAAATCCAAAGTTGTTGCATTGTTATTTGGGTAGAATTGTAGCTAACAAAGAATATGGTGTGAATGATCAAGAGATTTTGGATGCGATAGAATTTCACACAACTGGAAGAATTAACATGACTGATTTCGAAAAAATAATTTACTTGGCCGATAAGACTGAAGATAAGAGAGATTATGATGGCGTTGATGAAATCAGAAAATTATCCAAAATAAATTTGAATAAAGCAATTGTCAAATCACTAGATGATACGATAAAATATCTTATAGAAGGTGAAAGAGAAATATCTGTCACTAGTGTGAATGTCAGAAATTATTTATTGAAGGGAGTATAG
- the uvrC gene encoding excinuclease ABC subunit UvrC, producing the protein MFDIKKELQKVPHKPGVYIMHDKNDEIIYVGKAIDLRRRVGQYFDSSKKLAKVAAMVSHVEYFEYIIVNNECEALVLESNLIKKNSPKYNIVLRDDKQYPYIKITNEKFPRVLKTRRVLKDKAKYFGPFPNAYAVNDIIDLIHETYKIRTCNLNFDKGQKLKRPCLNYYINRCDGMCVYDVNEEDYNKELLEVENFLNGREDELTKKLTDKMMAASKNLNFELAAKLRDSITNIQVILEKQNITNTKGLDLDMISMAREAETVCVQVFFMRNGKIIERQHFIIDNKYEESNEHIVGEFFKQFYIDLTYVPKQILTDIEIEDRDLIEEMLTEKKGSKVEIKIPKRGNKTDLLEMVRVNAKEGLDKYISRHLKRERNRENAILDLQDITGVKPIDRIECYDISNTSGVDSVGSMIVFKNGAKSSKDYRKFKIKTVEGADDYASHREVLTRRFRRLLDSDKKDNSFDEMPSIILMDGGKGQVNIAKEVLNEFNLDIPILGLVKDDKHRTRGIIYENEEIRLKVNTPLYRLLFAIQEETHRFAINYHRKLHEKNFKKSELDNIALIGEKRKKALMKHFKTLDRIKKASVEELCEVDGMNEKAAENIVNYFKQ; encoded by the coding sequence ATGTTTGATATTAAAAAAGAACTGCAAAAAGTACCTCACAAACCAGGCGTGTACATTATGCACGATAAAAACGATGAGATAATCTACGTTGGTAAGGCGATTGATTTGAGAAGACGTGTGGGTCAATATTTCGATTCATCAAAAAAACTCGCAAAGGTCGCTGCAATGGTAAGCCACGTCGAGTATTTCGAGTATATTATCGTAAATAATGAATGTGAAGCTTTAGTTCTGGAATCAAACTTAATCAAGAAAAATAGCCCAAAATACAACATCGTTTTAAGAGACGATAAGCAATATCCATACATTAAAATCACGAACGAAAAGTTTCCGAGAGTTTTGAAAACTAGACGTGTACTGAAGGATAAGGCAAAGTATTTTGGGCCTTTTCCTAATGCTTATGCAGTTAATGATATTATAGATTTGATTCACGAAACCTATAAAATCAGGACGTGTAATTTGAATTTTGATAAGGGCCAAAAGCTTAAGAGACCTTGTTTGAATTATTATATCAATCGTTGTGATGGAATGTGCGTTTACGATGTGAACGAAGAAGATTACAACAAAGAATTATTAGAAGTGGAAAATTTCTTGAATGGTCGTGAAGATGAATTGACTAAGAAATTGACCGACAAAATGATGGCTGCATCTAAGAATTTGAACTTTGAATTGGCAGCGAAACTCAGAGATTCTATCACAAATATTCAAGTGATTTTGGAAAAACAAAACATCACCAACACCAAGGGGTTGGATTTGGATATGATATCCATGGCGAGAGAAGCGGAGACTGTATGCGTTCAAGTATTTTTCATGAGAAATGGTAAAATCATCGAAAGACAACATTTCATTATCGACAATAAATACGAAGAATCAAACGAACACATTGTAGGAGAATTTTTCAAACAATTCTACATTGATTTGACTTACGTTCCGAAACAAATCCTAACTGATATTGAAATCGAAGACCGTGACCTTATCGAAGAAATGCTGACGGAGAAAAAAGGTTCCAAGGTCGAAATCAAAATTCCTAAACGTGGTAACAAGACTGACCTCTTGGAAATGGTCAGAGTAAACGCAAAAGAAGGACTGGACAAATACATTTCCAGACATTTGAAAAGAGAACGTAATCGTGAAAATGCAATTCTTGATTTACAAGACATCACAGGGGTTAAACCAATTGATAGAATTGAATGCTACGATATTTCCAACACAAGTGGTGTAGATTCTGTGGGAAGTATGATTGTGTTCAAAAACGGGGCTAAATCTTCTAAAGATTATCGTAAATTCAAAATAAAAACTGTAGAAGGTGCAGATGATTACGCATCACACAGGGAAGTATTGACGAGAAGATTCAGAAGACTTTTGGATTCTGATAAAAAAGACAACAGCTTTGATGAAATGCCATCTATTATTTTGATGGATGGTGGAAAAGGTCAAGTTAACATAGCAAAGGAAGTGCTGAACGAATTTAACTTGGATATTCCGATTCTAGGACTCGTAAAAGATGATAAGCACAGAACGCGTGGAATAATTTACGAAAACGAAGAAATCAGACTGAAAGTAAATACTCCTTTGTACAGATTGTTGTTCGCAATTCAAGAAGAAACACACAGGTTTGCAATCAATTATCACAGAAAACTTCACGAAAAAAACTTCAAAAAATCAGAGCTGGACAATATAGCTTTAATAGGAGAAAAAAGAAAAAAAGCTTTGATGAAACATTTTAAAACGCTTGATAGAATAAAAAAAGCGAGTGTAGAAGAGCTTTGCGAAGTTGATGGAATGAATGAAAAAGCAGCAGAAAATATAGTGAATTATTTTAAGCAATAA
- the rsfS gene encoding ribosome silencing factor → MTELELVQKAIDDKIGKDIVTLKLDSAVADYFVIATANAPNHAQSIIDEVEKVCDENGFEILGKEGYSEGNWILLDLNDIIVHVFTEEARSFYDIERLWN, encoded by the coding sequence ATGACTGAATTAGAGTTAGTTCAAAAAGCGATAGACGATAAAATCGGAAAAGACATTGTAACTTTGAAATTAGATTCAGCTGTTGCGGATTATTTTGTTATTGCAACTGCCAATGCACCAAACCACGCTCAATCTATTATTGATGAAGTGGAAAAAGTGTGCGATGAAAATGGTTTTGAGATTTTAGGAAAAGAAGGTTACAGCGAAGGTAACTGGATTTTGCTAGATCTTAATGATATTATAGTACATGTATTTACAGAAGAAGCACGTTCTTTCTACGATATAGAAAGATTGTGGAATTAG
- the ychF gene encoding redox-regulated ATPase YchF codes for MKLGIVGLPNVGKSTLFNAITKAGAEMANYPFCTIDPNIGLVNVPDERVYKLAELFNSKKIIPATIEFYDIAGLVKGASKGEGLGNKFLENIRESDAIVEVLRCFEDENIVHVDGSVDPIRDIETINYELILSDLEMVERRLEKSRKALKGNKDLKEEVDLLEKIYEVLSEGKSIRILDLDEDEMKLMRSFNLLSVKPIIYVCNVSEDEVADAYENNEMVQKVKEFAKSEDAKVVVISAQIESEISALDSEEDKKEFLEAIGLEKSGIDDLITQSYDLLGLMSFLTTGEDETRAWTIKKNTPAVQAAGKIHTDIQRGFIRAEIVNYDDLIELKSMAAVREKGLMRLEGKEYLMQDGDVVHFRFNV; via the coding sequence ATGAAATTAGGTATTGTGGGGCTTCCAAATGTAGGAAAGTCTACACTTTTTAATGCGATAACAAAAGCAGGTGCAGAAATGGCAAATTATCCATTCTGTACAATAGATCCTAACATCGGACTTGTAAATGTTCCTGATGAAAGAGTGTATAAATTAGCAGAACTTTTTAATTCAAAAAAAATTATTCCAGCTACTATTGAATTTTACGACATTGCAGGCCTTGTAAAAGGCGCAAGCAAGGGTGAAGGTTTGGGAAATAAATTTTTGGAAAATATTAGAGAATCCGATGCTATTGTTGAAGTTCTAAGATGTTTTGAAGACGAAAACATAGTTCACGTTGATGGTTCTGTGGATCCTATTAGAGATATCGAAACTATCAACTATGAGCTTATTTTATCTGACTTGGAAATGGTTGAAAGAAGATTAGAAAAATCCAGAAAAGCTTTGAAAGGTAATAAGGATTTGAAGGAAGAAGTGGATCTTCTTGAAAAAATTTACGAAGTTTTATCTGAAGGAAAATCAATCAGAATTTTGGATTTGGACGAAGATGAAATGAAACTTATGAGAAGTTTCAATCTTTTGAGCGTAAAGCCAATAATTTATGTCTGCAATGTAAGTGAAGATGAAGTAGCGGATGCTTACGAAAACAACGAAATGGTTCAAAAAGTAAAAGAGTTCGCAAAATCAGAAGATGCAAAAGTAGTTGTAATCTCTGCACAAATTGAATCGGAAATTTCTGCATTGGATAGCGAAGAAGACAAGAAAGAATTCTTGGAAGCAATTGGTCTTGAAAAATCAGGAATCGACGATTTGATTACACAAAGCTATGATTTATTGGGACTTATGAGTTTCTTGACAACAGGAGAAGACGAAACTCGTGCATGGACAATCAAGAAAAACACTCCTGCAGTACAAGCAGCTGGTAAAATCCACACAGATATTCAAAGAGGATTCATCAGAGCAGAAATTGTAAACTACGATGATTTAATCGAATTAAAATCTATGGCTGCAGTCAGAGAAAAAGGCCTTATGAGATTGGAAGGCAAAGAATATTTGATGCAAGACGGAGATGTAGTTCATTTTAGATTTAACGTATAG